Proteins from one Salinispora arenicola genomic window:
- a CDS encoding O-methyltransferase, giving the protein MLQSLIVDDEIQQYVLDVSLREDDIARELRLATLQLFERGMLAPPGQGQLLGFLVGLMSATTVVEVGVFTGYSTMAMARAVPAHGRVIACDVSAEWADIGRPFWARAGVADRIQLELGPAADTLDALLADGAAGTVDFAFIDADKENYAVYFNRCLELLRPGGLVVLDNVLWSGKVARQDISDPETDSLRALNSALHADERIELSMLPVFDGLTLAYKR; this is encoded by the coding sequence GTGCTCCAGAGCTTGATCGTGGACGACGAAATTCAACAGTACGTCCTAGACGTATCGCTCCGCGAGGACGATATTGCCCGAGAGTTGCGGCTTGCCACCCTACAGTTGTTCGAACGCGGCATGCTAGCTCCACCGGGCCAGGGGCAGCTGCTCGGATTCCTCGTCGGGCTGATGTCCGCCACCACCGTTGTCGAGGTCGGTGTGTTCACCGGGTACAGCACAATGGCGATGGCTCGCGCGGTTCCGGCGCACGGTCGCGTCATCGCTTGCGACGTCAGTGCGGAGTGGGCCGACATCGGACGACCGTTTTGGGCGCGGGCCGGCGTCGCCGATCGCATCCAGCTCGAGCTCGGCCCCGCAGCAGACACTCTCGATGCACTGTTGGCTGACGGCGCGGCCGGCACAGTTGACTTTGCCTTTATTGACGCCGACAAGGAAAACTACGCCGTTTACTTCAACCGATGCCTGGAATTGCTCCGACCCGGAGGATTGGTGGTGCTGGACAATGTCCTCTGGTCGGGCAAGGTGGCGCGGCAGGACATCAGTGACCCGGAGACGGACTCCCTGCGCGCACTGAACTCCGCCCTACACGCCGACGAACGGATCGAGTTGAGCATGCTTCCCGTCTTCGACGGCCTGACGCTGGCCTACAAGCGCTGA
- a CDS encoding lantibiotic dehydratase: MVRTTGLPADLLEQLTWATPVDGEAPFYEEIHRTSKVLVEITGLNLFREALAWQNQNIYSILDSYARTGQEPERRSRKRQREYALARYLARYCGKTETIGFFGPVGWGILTDSSGHVAQRPGGALLSERRTVAEAWAVRRIAAALAADPEIARWLPVRVRSHYSIRDGALHRPYATPRPLSELELAVLDSCDGQCPRTRVTQQVAVALDINQDVAEACVTDLIGRRVLVAGANLPLDPSSAAVLDARIAAIGDEAARRRAADMVAPFFAALRDLAVAGGDPDSVTAAQTTLGQVFREVAGGDEQRRPGRMYAGRGLAYDDCLRDLSVDFGADFLARVSEGMRGMLTIAQWLTWQTATVYEAHLRRKWSGETHRLDTVWFDLLHDFLGSAPKPMDDVLAEFRARWRQLVTELHASASGWTFDPGEFQEAAERLFAAPSLGWPGGAIHSPDFQLVSHSPDGVRTDDYDVVLGEFHLGMPTITGPIFEPSLGEDYPLSRYLQSRLGRSVVPVFPDWWPRNTGRTVLGLPVPGDLSFAFSDVDGAPSDTIPLTAIEVGVDDGAVFVELPDRRRLAFGDFFSFFLSLMVVDAWKGTSAEAHTPRISVGRFILTRESWRVDVAGQPFTRKASEYESYQAVNQWRRSLGCPDRVYVKLSSEVKPLYVDFGSPILVLSFLAMLRGALKRPNSSTEITLSEALPTPAQAWVVDKAGRTYFGEVRMALLAGQTNPSPAG, encoded by the coding sequence GTGGTGCGGACCACCGGGCTACCCGCGGACCTGCTTGAGCAACTGACCTGGGCGACACCGGTCGACGGCGAGGCGCCCTTCTACGAGGAAATTCACCGCACGTCCAAGGTACTCGTCGAGATCACCGGTCTGAATCTGTTCCGGGAAGCGCTTGCCTGGCAGAACCAGAACATATATTCGATCCTTGACTCGTATGCGCGTACCGGCCAAGAACCCGAGCGAAGATCGAGAAAGCGGCAGCGTGAATACGCGTTGGCCCGGTACCTCGCCAGGTATTGCGGGAAGACGGAGACGATCGGCTTCTTCGGGCCGGTTGGTTGGGGAATCCTGACTGACAGCTCGGGCCACGTCGCCCAGCGGCCCGGCGGGGCGCTGCTCAGCGAGCGCCGCACAGTGGCCGAAGCCTGGGCGGTACGCAGAATTGCTGCTGCGCTAGCGGCGGATCCGGAGATCGCCCGGTGGCTGCCCGTCCGGGTGCGTAGCCACTACTCGATCCGGGACGGCGCGCTGCACCGGCCGTACGCGACCCCGCGCCCCCTGTCCGAACTCGAGCTTGCCGTGCTGGACAGCTGCGACGGGCAGTGTCCTCGGACTCGGGTGACACAGCAGGTAGCTGTCGCGCTCGACATCAACCAGGATGTGGCCGAGGCCTGCGTCACCGACCTGATCGGTCGCAGAGTTCTCGTGGCGGGGGCAAACCTTCCCCTGGATCCGAGCAGCGCCGCCGTGCTGGATGCACGGATCGCAGCCATCGGCGACGAGGCGGCACGGCGGCGCGCGGCGGACATGGTGGCGCCGTTCTTCGCGGCGCTTCGCGACCTCGCTGTGGCCGGCGGCGACCCGGATTCAGTCACCGCGGCGCAGACGACGCTCGGCCAGGTCTTCCGCGAGGTGGCCGGCGGCGACGAGCAGCGGCGGCCCGGTCGCATGTACGCCGGCCGGGGCTTAGCTTACGACGACTGCCTCCGCGACCTCAGCGTAGATTTCGGGGCCGATTTCCTGGCCCGGGTCAGCGAGGGGATGCGCGGGATGCTGACGATCGCACAGTGGCTGACCTGGCAGACCGCGACCGTCTACGAGGCGCATCTTCGACGGAAGTGGTCAGGGGAGACCCATCGCCTCGACACGGTCTGGTTCGACCTCCTCCACGACTTTCTCGGAAGCGCACCAAAGCCTATGGACGACGTCCTGGCGGAGTTCCGGGCGCGTTGGCGACAACTCGTTACCGAGCTGCACGCGTCGGCGTCGGGGTGGACCTTCGATCCCGGCGAGTTCCAGGAGGCCGCCGAGCGGCTGTTTGCCGCACCCAGCCTGGGCTGGCCGGGCGGGGCGATCCACTCGCCCGACTTTCAGCTCGTCTCGCATTCGCCCGACGGTGTTCGCACCGACGACTATGACGTGGTACTCGGTGAGTTCCACCTTGGCATGCCGACGATCACTGGGCCGATCTTCGAGCCGAGCCTCGGCGAGGACTACCCGCTCTCGCGCTATCTACAGTCGCGCCTCGGACGCAGCGTGGTGCCGGTGTTCCCAGATTGGTGGCCGCGTAACACCGGACGAACCGTGTTGGGGTTACCGGTGCCAGGCGACCTGTCCTTCGCATTCTCCGACGTTGACGGCGCGCCGTCGGACACGATTCCGCTTACCGCCATCGAGGTCGGAGTCGACGACGGGGCGGTCTTCGTCGAGTTGCCGGACCGGCGCCGGCTGGCATTCGGCGACTTCTTCTCCTTCTTTCTCTCCCTGATGGTCGTGGACGCCTGGAAGGGGACCTCCGCCGAGGCGCACACACCGCGGATCTCTGTCGGGCGGTTCATCCTCACGCGTGAGAGCTGGCGGGTAGACGTCGCGGGCCAGCCGTTCACTCGTAAAGCCAGCGAGTATGAGTCCTACCAGGCCGTGAACCAGTGGCGGCGCTCGCTGGGCTGCCCCGATCGCGTCTACGTCAAGCTCTCCAGCGAGGTCAAGCCGTTATACGTTGACTTCGGCTCGCCAATTTTGGTGCTGTCATTTCTGGCGATGCTGCGCGGTGCCCTCAAGCGGCCGAACAGCTCGACCGAGATTACCCTATCCGAGGCGTTGCCGACCCCGGCGCAGGCATGGGTGGTGGACAAGGCCGGAAGAACCTACTTTGGCGAGGTCCGGATGGCGCTCCTGGCAGGTCAGACCAATCCATCTCCCGCGGGCTGA
- a CDS encoding acyl-CoA dehydrogenase family protein produces MTVVTDTSTDGHRVPPEPDLTEQEIVARAARIAATLVDRQQETEQRGYYGLDTHKELLAGGFYRILVPRRYGGYEFGIDTHMRVVSALARGCPSTAWMYTFGASHAHLAASLFGEKAQNELFAAGDFICPGVIAPAGLAEQAEGGWLVDGVFRYSSGSPYATHFIGQTFLAGAEGEPPTQMMFVVPRDQWRRLDDWGAQLGLKGSGSHSIKIEKAYIPDHYALVGTHMGLTSVTNGTPGLALHGNRLYGGSVLAVLNFQVGALAVGMATGALDAYSELMRERMTTYPPIVARAENPDYQLYYGEADGRIAAARAAMSDVLRQWGETAENGSITRDVELRMSLISREVVRLCWSAVSDILFPTAGSSAVRAGERLERIWRDMSTLHTHAGVSIYLSTVATRELANLLFDVHADPGAVD; encoded by the coding sequence ATGACAGTCGTCACGGATACATCGACGGATGGCCATCGAGTCCCACCAGAGCCCGACCTGACCGAGCAGGAGATCGTTGCTCGTGCCGCACGCATCGCCGCTACCCTCGTCGATCGTCAACAGGAGACCGAGCAGCGCGGGTATTACGGGTTGGACACCCACAAGGAACTCCTCGCCGGCGGCTTTTACCGAATCTTGGTGCCGCGGCGCTACGGCGGTTACGAGTTCGGCATCGACACCCACATGCGCGTGGTGTCTGCGCTTGCTCGCGGCTGCCCGTCGACCGCGTGGATGTACACCTTTGGGGCGTCACACGCCCACCTGGCCGCTTCCCTATTCGGCGAGAAAGCGCAGAACGAGTTGTTCGCTGCCGGTGACTTCATCTGCCCGGGCGTCATCGCGCCGGCGGGACTCGCCGAGCAGGCCGAGGGCGGCTGGCTTGTCGACGGCGTGTTCCGCTACAGCTCTGGCTCGCCCTACGCCACGCACTTCATCGGTCAGACCTTCCTCGCCGGCGCGGAAGGCGAGCCACCGACGCAGATGATGTTCGTTGTGCCGCGTGACCAGTGGCGTCGGCTAGACGACTGGGGTGCACAACTCGGCCTGAAAGGCAGTGGCTCACACAGCATCAAGATCGAAAAGGCATACATCCCAGATCACTACGCGCTGGTGGGCACCCACATGGGCCTGACGTCCGTCACCAACGGCACGCCCGGGTTGGCCCTGCACGGCAACAGGTTGTATGGCGGCAGCGTGCTGGCCGTGTTGAACTTCCAGGTCGGCGCGCTGGCAGTCGGCATGGCCACCGGTGCCCTGGACGCCTACAGCGAGTTGATGCGGGAGCGCATGACCACTTACCCGCCGATCGTTGCTCGTGCCGAGAACCCGGACTACCAGCTCTACTATGGCGAGGCTGATGGGCGCATCGCGGCGGCCCGGGCGGCGATGTCGGACGTACTGCGGCAATGGGGCGAGACCGCTGAGAACGGCTCGATTACCCGCGACGTGGAGTTGCGCATGTCGCTCATCAGCCGTGAGGTCGTGCGGCTGTGCTGGAGCGCGGTGTCCGACATCCTGTTTCCCACCGCCGGGTCCAGCGCGGTGCGGGCGGGCGAGCGCCTGGAACGAATATGGCGGGACATGTCGACTCTGCACACCCACGCTGGAGTGAGTATCTACCTGTCCACCGTAGCCACCCGCGAACTCGCCAATCTGCTCTTTGACGTGCACGCCGATCCTGGCGCAGTTGACTGA